One window of Camelina sativa cultivar DH55 chromosome 4, Cs, whole genome shotgun sequence genomic DNA carries:
- the LOC104781270 gene encoding fructokinase-like 1, chloroplastic, translating to MASLLLFPHFHHFDSSSLGRREILVARNSPKPRQFLLSPRASINGETAVKPSRKGRKKKQQTSTVIEKDDTEENGTIETEPELNPELEDYDDGIEFPYDDPPLVCCFGAVQKEFVPVVRVHDNPMHPDIYSQWKMLQWDPPEFGRAPGGPPSNVAISHVRLGGRAAFMGKVGEDEFGDELVLMMNQERVQTRAVKFDENSKTACTRVKIKFEDGKMMAETVKEPPEDSLLASELNLAVLKEARIFHFNSEVLTSPTMQSTLFRAIQWSKKFGGLIFFDLNLPLPLWRSRNETRKLIKKAWNEADIIEVSQQELEFLLDEDYYERRRNYTPQYFAEDFDQTKNRRDYYHYTPEEIKPLWHDKLKLLVVTDGTLRLHYYTPTFDGVVVGTEDVLITPFTCDRTGSGDAVVAGIMRKLTTCPEMFEDQDVLERQLRFAVAAGIIAQWTIGAVRGFPTESAAQNLKEQVYVPSMW from the exons ATggcttcacttcttctttttcctcactttcaccattttgattcttcttcactAGGTCGTAGAGAGATACTAGTAGCTCGTAATTCACCAAAACCAAGacaatttcttctttctccgaGAGCTTCAATCAATGGCGAAACCGCCGTCAAACCTAGTCGCAAAGGGAGGAAAAAGAAGCAACAAACCTCGACGGTGATTGAGAAAGACGACACCGAGGAGAACGGTACTATCGAGACGGAACCTGAATTGAATCCGGAGTTAGAGGATTACGACGACGGGATCGAGTTTCCGTACGACGATCCGCCTCTAGTGTGCTGTTTCGGGGCAGTGCAGAAGGAGTTTGTTCCGGTGGTGAGAGTCCATGATAACCCGATGCATCCTGATATCTACTCGCAGTGGAAGATGCTGCAGTGGGATCCGCCGGAGTTTGGGAGAGCTCCTGGAGGTCCGCCGTCGAATGTGGCGATCTCTCATGTCCGGTTAGGTGGGAGAGCGGCGTTTATGGGAAAAGTCGGTGAAGATGAGTTTGGGGATGAGCTGGTTTTGATGATGAACCAGGAGAGAGTTCAGACGAGAGCTGTGAAATTTGATGAGAATTCAAAAACTGCTTGTACTCGTGTTAAGATTAAGTTTGAAGACGGGAAAATGATGGCGGAGACGGTGAAAGAGCCGCCGGAGGACTCGCTTCTTGCTTCAGAACTTAATTTAGCTGTGCTTAAAGAG GCGAGGATTTTTCATTTCAATTCAGAAGTGTTGACGTCTCCTACAATGCAATCAACTCTTTTTAGGGCTATACAGTGGTCTAAAAAGTTTGGAGGGCTTATTTTCTTTGACTTGAATCTGCCATTACCGCTATGGAGATCGCGTAATGAGACTAGGAAGTTGATCAAGAAAGCATGGAATGAAGCAGACATCATTGAAGTTTCACAGCAAGAGCTTGAGTTTCTGCTTGATGAAGATTACTATGAGAGGAGAAGAAACTACACACCGCAATACTTTGCTGAGGATTTTGATCAGACGAAGAACCGAAGAGACTATTACCATTACACACCAGAGGAAATCAAGCCATTGTGGCATGACAAGCTGAAGCTATTGGTTGTGACTGATGGAACGCTCCGGCTTCATTACTATACTCCTACTTTTGATGGAGTTGTGGTTGGAACAGAAGATGTGCTTATAACTCCTTTCACCTGTGATAGGACAGGTTCTGGTGATGCTGTTGTTGCAGGGATAATGAGAAAGCTAACAACTTGTCCGGAAATGTTCGAGGACCAAGATGTGTTGGAGCGACAGCTCAGGTTTGCAGTTGCTGCTGGGATCATAGCGCAGTGGACAATTGGTGCAGTAAGAGGTTTCCCTACTGAAAGCGCGGCGCAAAATTTGAAAGAACAAGTATATGTTCCATCAATGTGGTAG
- the LOC109132583 gene encoding immediate early response 3-interacting protein 1-like: MGFWTLLKGLLLFANALAILNEDRFLVPRGWTLVELHHTGRRNSPKGQIIGLIHACQYMRLPLMLINTAVIVMKLIFS; the protein is encoded by the coding sequence ATGGGCTTCTGGACACTATTAAAAGGTCTGCTGCTCTTTGCGAATGCACTGGCGATCCTAAACGAAGACCGTTTCCTTGTTCCAAGAGGATGGACGCTAGTAGAACTCCACCATACCGGTAGAAGAAACTCGCCCAAAGGCCAAATCATCGGTCTAATCCATGCCTGCCAGTACATGAGACTCCCACTCATGCTCATTAACACAGCAGTCATCGTAATGAAGCTTATCTTcagttga
- the LOC104781272 gene encoding reticulon-like protein B12 isoform X2 translates to MGSSSDKLFNRERTIHEILGGNIDVMLWRKKNVSVGIVTVTIASWMVFEAFAYTIFTLLSSVLLLLLSILFLWSKSASILNRPSPPLLEFQISEAMAEEASIWLRIHVNRLLQVSYDIAMGRDSELYIKVAISLFLISLIGSLMDFQTLCHTSVLVVMTVPAFYERYEDYIDGSIVFICNKAKELYLRFEILAFPENKKKLS, encoded by the exons ATGGGTTCTTCTTCGGACAAGCTGTTTAACAGAGAGAGGACAATACATGAGATTCTGGGAGGGAACATTG ATGTGATGCTGTGGAGGAAGAAAAATGTGAGTGTTGGCATAGTTACAGTGACAATAGCTTCATGGATGGTGTTCGAGGCATTTGCTTACACTATCTTCACTCTTCTTTCGagtgttcttcttctcttgctttcTATTCTCTTCCTCTGGTCCAAATCTGCTTCTATTCTCAACAg GCCATCGCCGCCATTATTGGAGTTTCAAATAAGTGAAGCGATGGCAGAAGAAGCTTCGATATGGTTACGCATCCATGTGAACAGACTACTCCAAGTTTCGTATGACATTGCGATGGGAAGGGACTCAGAGTTGTATATCAAAGTAgcaatctctctgtttctcatctCATTAATCGGAAGCCTCATGGATTTTCAGACACTTTGCCACACCA gCGTTTTGGTGGTTATGACGGTTCCAGCTTTCTATGAAAGATATGAAGATTACATTGATGGATCTATTGTGTTTATCTGCAACAAAGCTAAAGAGCTTTACCTCAGATTCGAGATATTGGCTTTTCctgaaaataagaagaaactgAGCTGA
- the LOC104781267 gene encoding uncharacterized protein LOC104781267 isoform X2, whose product MGKSSRSKGSRIIGKGEVTPTQIAFIVDRYLFDNRFTETRTLFRSEASSLISNSPLRHVPNSLMTLDDMLNDYVSLKEQKVTIDQERVRLDQEKVRVHNLLQGMQNVMNSYNASLTAPPPPPPATAAPDSLQKNQTVSSSTGLTQYNNTPNVMSVSLLGNKRVDFGNFSTPSTTQSITRKRKGSQVSVGAPPLTRKARITTANGTNKITQTDKAANNFLSQTPSETVPLAKSSAANELVGHGSSVAKCLFNKPDLLVTTSSACLRTPQKHASPGIDKSNSPQKEVTPTNCTIVTKEKFTISPLKQITFYSVERSHLISSSSPVKSNPKMSNKRDHVKGKLNFDNADTPMCLEAPATADLVSASPSGSEPEVDLFDMDFSNFLGENYSLSELLVDFDLGCEGGTNHCLPQASNAPIETVSGSSPESGGVNLESDQAFLEYTSTVTEVTQGKDMNSQAKC is encoded by the exons ATGGGTAAATCGAGCAGATCCAAAGGATCGCGTATCATCGGGAAAGGTGAAGTTACCCCAACTCAAATTGCGTTTATCGTCGATCGCTACCTCTTCGACAATCGATTCACTGAAACCCGAACTCTCTTTAGATCTGAAGCTTCCTCTCTCATCTCTAACTCCCCACTTCGCCAT GTTCCGAATAGTTTGATGACTCTTGATGATATGTTGAACGATTACGTTTCTCTAAAAGAGCAGAAAGTGACTATTGATCAGGAGAGAGTGAGATTGGATCAGGAGAAGGTTAGGGTTCATAATCTGTTACAGGGGATGCAGAATGTGATGAATTCTTACAACGCCTCCCTCAccgctcctcctcctcctcctccggctaCAGCAGCTCCGGATTCTCTACAGAAAAATCAAACTGTCTCTTCTTCTACAG GCTTAACTCAATACAACAACACTCCAAATGTTATGTCAGTGTCACTTCTTGGTAACAAAAGAGTAGATTTTGGGAATTTTTCAACTCCTTCGACTACTCAGTCTATAACCAGGAAACGAAAAGGTTCTCAAGTTTCTGTAGGAGCTCCTCCTTTAACTAGGAAAGCGCGGATTACAACAGCAAATG GGACTAATAAGATCACACAAACTGATAAAGCAGCTAACAATTTCTTATCACAAACTCCATCTGAAACAGTGCCATTAGCCAAAAGCTCTGCAGCTAATGAATTGGTTGGTCATGGGTCGAGTGTGGCCAAGTGTTTGTTCAATAAGCCTGATTTGTTGGTTACTACTAGTTCAGCATGCCTCAGGACACCACAAAAACATGCTTCTCCTGGAATTGATAAGTCCAACAGTCCACAGAAAGAAGTTACTCCTACAAACTGCACGATTGTTACAAAGGAGAAGTTCACAATCAGCCCTCTCAAGCAGATTACTTTTTATTCAGTGGAAAGAAGTCATCTGATTTCCTCTTCTTCACCGGTCAAGTCTAACCCGAAGATGTCAAATAAGAGAGACCATGTGAAAGGAAAGCTCAACTTTGATAACGCTGATACACCAATGTGCTTAGAGGCACCTGCCACTGCAGATTTGGTTTCAGCTTCTCCATCCGGGTCTGAGCCAGAAGTTGATTTATTTGACATGGACTTTTCTAATTTCTTGGGTGAAAACTACAGCCTCTCGGAGCTACTAGTTGATTTTGATCTTGGTTGTGAAGGAGGTACAAATCATTGCTTGCCACAGGCCTCAAATGCACCCATTGAAACTGTTTCAGG GTCGTCTCCTGAATCAGGGGGTGTTAATCTCGAGTCTGACCAGGCCTTTTTGGAATATACATCAACTGTGACTGAAGTGACTCAAGGGAAAGACATGAACAGTCAAG CCAAGTGTTGA
- the LOC104781269 gene encoding uncharacterized protein LOC104781269, with the protein MASFSLSRSLLVLLLIVISLFSTFSISEATSFTFSFTSSNKNASFESQDIALFGDAKLVDNGSSIQLTDSVIHGGGRVIYKKPIESVKDIGNEYFAGFSTVFSFSISPGGGRLGFFVFPVNGTFDHSLFQVKFDTSDKFTKFGDPSVAVIVDGATVPEKILSFKMANLVKTEKVLLYAWINYQAGGKFLEVRLSKSKSFESVLPLMFDRIDLSAMLKVEDEFMVGVNSYSGNVNLHSWSLEVRRSEYEHSWAVVLVEERIKQEAAKKRRKERIWEIVTCFVMTFGSTGLVFFAMMHIWAAFKRNKLAMVMQEECGIKTKEFGYAKMDKMEVVMSKANAKQERK; encoded by the coding sequence ATGGCGAGCTTCAGTCTCTCCAGGTCACTCCTGGTCCTACTCCTGATTGTCATCTCATTGTTCTCAACATTCTCGATTTCGGAAGCTACCTCGTTCACTTTCTCGTTCACGAGTTCCAATAAAAATGCGAGCTTTGAGTCTCAAGACATTGCCCTGTTCGGCGACGCTAAGCTCGTCGATAACGGATCTTCGATTCAGCTGACTGACTCGGTGATTCACGGTGGTGGGCGAGTCATCTACAAGAAACCCATTGAGTCCGTGAAGGATATAGGAAACGAGTATTTCGCGGGATTCTCTACtgttttctccttctccatATCTCCTGGTGGTGGTAGACTCGGGTTTTTCGTGTTTCCTGTTAACGGAACGTTTGATCACTCTCTATTCCAAGTCAAGTTCGATACTTCTGACAAATTCACCAAGTTTGGAGATCCGAGTGTGGCGGTGATTGTTGATGGTGCTACGGTTCCTGAGAAGATTCTCAGTTTCAAGATGGCAAACTTGGTGAAGACGGAGAAGGTGTTGTTGTACGCTTGGATTAATTACCAAGCTGGTGGCAAGTTCTTGGAAGTCCGGTTAAGCAAATCTAAAAGCTTTGAATCTGTTCTTCCTCTTATGTTTGATCGGATTGATTTGTCAGCAATGTTGAAAGTTGAGGATGAGTTCATGGTTGGTGTCAATTCGTATAGTGGAAACGTTAATCTACATTCTTGGAGCTTAGAGGTGAGACGCTCCGAGTATGAACACTCTTGGGCGGTGGTATTGGTGGAAGAACGTATAAAACAGGAGGCTgcgaagaagaggagaaaagagaggatATGGGAGATTGTTACTTGCTTCGTCATGACGTTTGGATCAACAGGGCTTGTCTTCTTTGCCATGATGCATATTTGGGCAGCTTTCAAAAGAAACAAGCTTGCTATGGTGATGCAAGAGGAGTGTGGGATCAAGACCAAGGAGTTTGGGTATGCGAAGATGGACAAAATGGAAGTTGTGATGAGTAAAGCCAATGCGAAACAAGAAAGGAAGTGA
- the LOC104781275 gene encoding ataxin-3 homolog gives MERTSNGGMLYHEVQESNLCAVHCVNTVLQGPFFSEFDLAAVAADLDGKERQVMLEGAAVGGFSAGDFYSEESHNVSLGGDFSIQVLQKALEVWDLQVIPLNCPDAEPAQIDPELESAFICHLHDHWFCIRKVNGEWYNFDSLLAAPQHLSKFYLSAFLDSLKGSGWSIFIVKGNFPQECPMSSSSEASNSFGQWLSPEDAERIIKNTSSVQGSSSASTNRSNANVDQQRPNQALSREEVQAFSEMEDDDLKAAIAASLLDASAAGANLGAIGTSKETEEKK, from the exons ATGGAACGAACGAGCAACGGAGGGATGTTGTATCACGAGGTTCAAGAGTCGAATCTGTGCGCCGTACACTGCGTCAACACGGTGTTGCAAGGACCTTTCTTCTCCGAATTCGATTTGGCTGCCGTCGCAGCAGATCTCGACGGTAAGGAGCGTCAGGTTATGCTTGAAGGCGCCGCGGTCGGTGGGTTTTCGGCCGGCGATTTCTACTCTGAGGAGTCGCATAATGTTTCCCTCGGCGGCGATTTTAGTATCCAG GTCTTGCAAAAAGCTTTGGAAGTGTGGGATTTACAAGTGATTCCACTCAATTGTCCAGATGCAGAGCCTGCGCAGATAGACCCTGAGCTTGAAAGCGCCTTCATATGCCACTTGCATGACCATTGGTTTTGCATAAGGAAAGTGAATGGCGAGTGGTATAACTTTGACAGCCTCCTCGCTGCCCCGCAACATTTATCAAAGTTCTACCTCTCTGCGTTTCTTGACTCTCTCAAAGGCTCAGGATGGAGTATCTTCATAGTGAAAGGAAACTTCCCACAGGAATGTCCCATGTCGTCTTCATCTGAAGCCTCCAACAGTTTTGGGCAGTGGCTTTCTCCTGAAGATGCAGAGAGAATAATAAAGAACACGAGCTCAGTACAAGGTTCTTCTTCTGCCAGCACCAACAGAAGTAATGCCAATGTAGATCAACAAAGACCAAATCAGGCATTGTCACGTGAGGAAGTGCAGGCTTTTTCAGAGATGGAAGATGATGACTTGAAGGCAGCAATTGCAGCGAGTTTGCTTGATGCTTCTGCGGCTGGGGCCAATCTCGGCGCTATAGGGACTTCTAAGGAAACCGAGGAAAAAAAGTAG
- the LOC104781272 gene encoding reticulon-like protein B12 isoform X1 yields MGSSSDKLFNRERTIHEILGGNIVADVMLWRKKNVSVGIVTVTIASWMVFEAFAYTIFTLLSSVLLLLLSILFLWSKSASILNRPSPPLLEFQISEAMAEEASIWLRIHVNRLLQVSYDIAMGRDSELYIKVAISLFLISLIGSLMDFQTLCHTSVLVVMTVPAFYERYEDYIDGSIVFICNKAKELYLRFEILAFPENKKKLS; encoded by the exons ATGGGTTCTTCTTCGGACAAGCTGTTTAACAGAGAGAGGACAATACATGAGATTCTGGGAGGGAACATTG TTGCAGATGTGATGCTGTGGAGGAAGAAAAATGTGAGTGTTGGCATAGTTACAGTGACAATAGCTTCATGGATGGTGTTCGAGGCATTTGCTTACACTATCTTCACTCTTCTTTCGagtgttcttcttctcttgctttcTATTCTCTTCCTCTGGTCCAAATCTGCTTCTATTCTCAACAg GCCATCGCCGCCATTATTGGAGTTTCAAATAAGTGAAGCGATGGCAGAAGAAGCTTCGATATGGTTACGCATCCATGTGAACAGACTACTCCAAGTTTCGTATGACATTGCGATGGGAAGGGACTCAGAGTTGTATATCAAAGTAgcaatctctctgtttctcatctCATTAATCGGAAGCCTCATGGATTTTCAGACACTTTGCCACACCA gCGTTTTGGTGGTTATGACGGTTCCAGCTTTCTATGAAAGATATGAAGATTACATTGATGGATCTATTGTGTTTATCTGCAACAAAGCTAAAGAGCTTTACCTCAGATTCGAGATATTGGCTTTTCctgaaaataagaagaaactgAGCTGA
- the LOC104781267 gene encoding uncharacterized protein LOC104781267 isoform X1 encodes MGKSSRSKGSRIIGKGEVTPTQIAFIVDRYLFDNRFTETRTLFRSEASSLISNSPLRHVPNSLMTLDDMLNDYVSLKEQKVTIDQERVRLDQEKVRVHNLLQGMQNVMNSYNASLTAPPPPPPATAAPDSLQKNQTVSSSTGLTQYNNTPNVMSVSLLGNKRVDFGNFSTPSTTQSITRKRKGSQVSVGAPPLTRKARITTANGTNKITQTDKAANNFLSQTPSETVPLAKSSAANELVGHGSSVAKCLFNKPDLLVTTSSACLRTPQKHASPGIDKSNSPQKEVTPTNCTIVTKEKFTISPLKQITFYSVERSHLISSSSPVKSNPKMSNKRDHVKGKLNFDNADTPMCLEAPATADLVSASPSGSEPEVDLFDMDFSNFLGENYSLSELLVDFDLGCEGGTNHCLPQASNAPIETVSGSSPESGGVNLESDQAFLEYTSTVTEVTQGKDMNSQGEYFLVCI; translated from the exons ATGGGTAAATCGAGCAGATCCAAAGGATCGCGTATCATCGGGAAAGGTGAAGTTACCCCAACTCAAATTGCGTTTATCGTCGATCGCTACCTCTTCGACAATCGATTCACTGAAACCCGAACTCTCTTTAGATCTGAAGCTTCCTCTCTCATCTCTAACTCCCCACTTCGCCAT GTTCCGAATAGTTTGATGACTCTTGATGATATGTTGAACGATTACGTTTCTCTAAAAGAGCAGAAAGTGACTATTGATCAGGAGAGAGTGAGATTGGATCAGGAGAAGGTTAGGGTTCATAATCTGTTACAGGGGATGCAGAATGTGATGAATTCTTACAACGCCTCCCTCAccgctcctcctcctcctcctccggctaCAGCAGCTCCGGATTCTCTACAGAAAAATCAAACTGTCTCTTCTTCTACAG GCTTAACTCAATACAACAACACTCCAAATGTTATGTCAGTGTCACTTCTTGGTAACAAAAGAGTAGATTTTGGGAATTTTTCAACTCCTTCGACTACTCAGTCTATAACCAGGAAACGAAAAGGTTCTCAAGTTTCTGTAGGAGCTCCTCCTTTAACTAGGAAAGCGCGGATTACAACAGCAAATG GGACTAATAAGATCACACAAACTGATAAAGCAGCTAACAATTTCTTATCACAAACTCCATCTGAAACAGTGCCATTAGCCAAAAGCTCTGCAGCTAATGAATTGGTTGGTCATGGGTCGAGTGTGGCCAAGTGTTTGTTCAATAAGCCTGATTTGTTGGTTACTACTAGTTCAGCATGCCTCAGGACACCACAAAAACATGCTTCTCCTGGAATTGATAAGTCCAACAGTCCACAGAAAGAAGTTACTCCTACAAACTGCACGATTGTTACAAAGGAGAAGTTCACAATCAGCCCTCTCAAGCAGATTACTTTTTATTCAGTGGAAAGAAGTCATCTGATTTCCTCTTCTTCACCGGTCAAGTCTAACCCGAAGATGTCAAATAAGAGAGACCATGTGAAAGGAAAGCTCAACTTTGATAACGCTGATACACCAATGTGCTTAGAGGCACCTGCCACTGCAGATTTGGTTTCAGCTTCTCCATCCGGGTCTGAGCCAGAAGTTGATTTATTTGACATGGACTTTTCTAATTTCTTGGGTGAAAACTACAGCCTCTCGGAGCTACTAGTTGATTTTGATCTTGGTTGTGAAGGAGGTACAAATCATTGCTTGCCACAGGCCTCAAATGCACCCATTGAAACTGTTTCAGG GTCGTCTCCTGAATCAGGGGGTGTTAATCTCGAGTCTGACCAGGCCTTTTTGGAATATACATCAACTGTGACTGAAGTGACTCAAGGGAAAGACATGAACAGTCAAGGTGAGTATTTTCTGGTCTGCATTTGA
- the LOC104781274 gene encoding mitochondrial uncoupling protein 1, translating to MVADSKSDLPLPKIFACSAFAACVGEICTIPLDTAKVRLQLQKSALAGDVTLPKYRGLLGTVGTIAREEGLRSLWKGVVPGLHRQCLFGGLRIGMYEPVKNLYVGKDFVGDVPLSKKILAGLTTGALGIMVANPTDLVKVRLQAEGKRAAGAPRRYSGAMNAYSTIVRQEGVRALWTGLGPNVARNAIINAAELASYDQVKETILKIPGFTDNVVTHILSGLGAGFFAVCIGSPVDVVKSRMMGDSGAYKGTIDCFIKTLKSDGPMAFYKGFIPNFGRLGSWNVIMFLTLEQAKKYVRELDSSKRN from the exons ATGGTAGCTGATAGCAAATCCGACCTTCCCTTGCCCAAAATTTTCGCCTGCAGTGCCTTCGCTGCTTGCGTCGGCGAG ATATGCACAATTCCGTTAGACACTGCTAAAGTTAGGCTTCAGCTCCAAAAGTCTGCTCTTGCTGGAGATGTTACTCTGCCTAAATATCGTGGATTGTTGGGAACTGTTGGTACCATTGCTAGGGAAGAAGGTTTACGTTCACTATGGAAAGGTGTCGTACCTGGATTGCATCGTCAATGCCTCTTTGGTGGTCTTAGGATTGGAATGTATGAGCCG GTGAAAAACTTGTATGTTGGAAAAGACTTTGTGGGTGATGTTCCATTGAGCAAGAAAATTCTTGCTGGTTTGACAACAG GTGCACTGGGTATCATGGTAGCAAATCCCACTGATCTTGTGAAAGTTAGGCTTCAGGCTGAAGGAAAACGAGCTGCAGGTGCGCCAAGACGGTATTCCGGAGCGATGAATGCGTATTCAACAATTGTGAGACAG GAAGGAGTCCGAGCTCTTTGGACTGGTCTTGGGCCTAACGTAGCAAGAAACGCAATTATCAATGCTGCTGAATTAGCGAGTTACGATCAAGTGAAAGAG ACAATCTTGAAGATTCCGGGGTTCACTGACAACGTCGTCACACATATTCTATCTGGACTGGGGGCAGGATTCTTTGCTGTCTGCATTGGCTCTCCTGTTGATGTG GTTAAGTCAAGAATGATGGGAGACTCTGGTGCTTACAAAGGCACTATTGACTGCTTCATCAAAACTCTGAAGAGCGAT GGTCCTATGGCATTTTACAAGGGTTTCATCCCCAACTTTGGACGCCTTGGCTCATGGAACGTCATCATGTTTTTGACCCTCGAACAG GCAAAGAAGTACGTCAGGGAACTCGATTCGTCCAAAAGAAACTGA
- the LOC104781268 gene encoding fructose-1,6-bisphosphatase, chloroplastic gives MAATAATTSSSHLLISSSRHVAPSSQTSILFPRSLFSNNGKRVRNHHHVGGGVRCMAVAADATSAETKPAARKKSGYELQTLTSWLLRQEMKGEIDAELTIVMSSISMACKQIASLVQRAGISNLTGVQGAVNIQGEDQKKLDVISNEVFSNCLRSSGRTGIIASEEEDVPVAVEESYSGNYVVVFDPLDGSSNIDAAVSTGSIFGIYSPNDECIVDDSEDISALGSEEQRCIVNVCQPGNNLLAAGYCMYSSSVIFVLTLGKGVFSFTLDPMYGEFVLTQENIQIPKAGKIYSFNEGNYQMWDDKLKKYMDSLKDPGPSGKPYSARYIGSLVGDFHRTLLYGGIYGYPRDAKSKNGKLRLLYECAPMSFIVEQAGGKGSDGHQRVLDIQPTEIHQRVPLYIGSTEEVEKLEKYLA, from the exons atggcagcAACTGCCGCAACAACGTCTTCGTCTCACCTTCTTATCTCAAGCTCACGCCACGTGGCGCCATCATCTCAGACTTCAATCCTCTTCCCGAGATCTCTGTTCTCCAACAATGGGAAACGAGTGAGAAACCATCATCATGTTGGCGGTGGAGTGAGGTGTATGGCTGTGGCGGCGGATGCTACATCGGCTGAGACGAAACCAGCTGCGAGGAAGAAGAGTGGATACGAGCTCCAGACGTTGACGAGCTGGTTGCTGAGACAAGAGATGAAAGGAGAGATAGATGCGGAGCTGACGATAGTGATGTCGAGCATATCAATGGCTTGTAAGCAGATCGCTTCACTTGTTCAACGTGCCGGAATCTCTAATCTTACCGGAGTTCAAGGCGCCGTTAATATTCAGGGAGAGGATCAGAAGAAGCTTGACGTCATCTCTAATGAG GTGTTTTCGAACTGTTTGAGATCAAGTGGAAGAACTGGGATCATTGCGTCGGAGGAAGAGGACGTGCCAGTAGCGGTGGAGGAGAGTTACTCTGGTAACTACGTCGTTGTGTTTGACCCTCTTGACGGTTCCTCCAACATTGACGCTGCTGTCTCTACCGGTTCTATCTTCGGTATCTATAGCCCCAATGACGAATGTATTGTCGACGACTCCGAAGATATCTCAGCT CTTGGGTCAGAAGAACAAAGGTGTATTGTAAACGTGTGCCAGCCAGGGAACAACTTGCTAGCGGCTGGCTACTGTATGTACTCGAGCTCAGTTATCTTCGTTTTAACTCTAGGCAAAGGCGTTTTCTCCTTCACGCTCGATCCAATGTACGGTGAGTTTGTTCTTACGCAAGAAAACATTCAGATCCCGAAAGCCGGAAAAATCTACTCTTTCAACGAAGGGAATTACCAGATGTGGGACGATAAATTAAAGAAGTACATGGATTCCCTCAAGGACCCTGGTCCAAGTGGGAAGCCTTACTCCGCAAGGTACATTGGAAGTTTGGTCGGGGATTTTCACAGGACTTTGTTGTACGGTGGGATTTACGGGTACCCTCGTGACGCAAAGAGCAAAAATGGCAAGCTTAGGCTTTTGTATGAGTGTGCACCAATGAGTTTCATTGTTGAACAAGCCGGAGGAAAAGGGTCTGATGGACACCAGAGAGTACTAGATATCCAACCGACCGAG ATACATCAGAGGGTTCCACTGTACATTGGAAGCACGGAGGAAGTGGAGAAGCTAGAGAAGTACTTGGCTTAA